The Pricia mediterranea genome includes a window with the following:
- a CDS encoding prolyl oligopeptidase family serine peptidase — translation MRTKKLLSTVLLLSYGCVALAQEHSLYKKEHFIDGKDTLLYRILYPKNFSEDDSYPLILFLHGGGERGNDNEKQLTHGSRLFANPSHRKEFPAIVIFPQCPADNYWSNVAVDRSSYPIGLDFQYAKGPTEPLSLVMELLDEFRSKDYVDRNQMYVMGLSMGGMGTYELLSRKPDVFAAAISICGAGEPESVTNYATKVPLWAFHGARDNVVDPQHSLTMVSALLKEGGHPKFTLYDDANHNSWDNAFGEPGLLPWLFSHSR, via the coding sequence ATGCGAACTAAAAAATTACTTTCGACCGTTCTTCTTCTCTCTTATGGATGTGTTGCGCTTGCCCAGGAGCACAGCTTATACAAAAAAGAGCACTTTATCGACGGAAAGGATACCCTCTTGTACCGGATTTTGTATCCCAAAAATTTTAGTGAAGATGATTCCTACCCCCTAATCCTGTTTTTACACGGCGGCGGGGAGCGGGGAAACGACAACGAAAAACAGTTGACGCACGGAAGTCGGTTGTTCGCAAATCCATCCCATAGAAAAGAATTTCCCGCAATCGTTATCTTTCCCCAATGTCCCGCCGATAATTATTGGTCCAACGTAGCCGTAGACCGTAGTTCGTACCCGATCGGTCTGGATTTTCAGTATGCAAAGGGGCCTACAGAACCATTAAGTCTTGTGATGGAATTGCTGGATGAATTCAGGAGCAAAGACTATGTCGATAGGAACCAGATGTATGTGATGGGCCTTTCGATGGGAGGTATGGGCACCTACGAACTCTTATCGCGCAAACCGGATGTCTTTGCGGCGGCAATTTCGATTTGCGGAGCGGGAGAACCGGAATCCGTCACGAATTATGCGACCAAAGTCCCGCTTTGGGCCTTTCACGGGGCGCGGGACAATGTGGTAGACCCCCAACATTCGCTAACGATGGTTTCAGCACTTCTGAAAGAGGGCGGTCATCCGAAGTTCACACTTTATGACGACGCCAATCACAACAGCTGGGACAACGCCTTTGGAGAACCCGGACTGCTGCCCTGGCTTTTTTCACATTCCCGTTGA
- a CDS encoding glucoamylase family protein, which translates to MLVSLATIFLLVSCSNDDGQGPTGESQLPETPKDTVPDKGEEPPAISDEALLDLTQGETFKYFWDFAEANSGAARERYHPGNPANDPNTVTIGGTGFGVMGILVGIERGFVTREQAVERLDQILNFLESADRFHGAWPHWLDGNTGKVRPFSPLDNGGDLVETAFLAQGLICISEYFKGGTDTEKALAEKADSLWKGVEWDWYTQNKNALYWHWSPDHDFAINLELKGYNEVLITYVLAAASPDHGITKEVYTNGWASNGNIASAESAYGIPLVVDHAGNAPKGGPLFWAHYSYLGLDPRGLSDDFVNYGDAVVNHSKINHAYCVDNPKNFKAYGENCWGLTASYTRKDDGGIGYTAHSPSNDTGVISPTAAIGSLPYTPDESIKALHYFYRNKGKLLGPAGFYDAFSPQYDFWVAEAYLAIDQGPQLVMIENYRSGLLWKLFMQNEDVQAGLDKLGFNYAN; encoded by the coding sequence ATGCTCGTATCCCTAGCCACCATCTTCCTGCTTGTTTCTTGTTCGAACGATGACGGCCAAGGTCCTACCGGCGAATCGCAACTCCCCGAAACTCCCAAGGATACCGTACCCGACAAAGGGGAAGAACCACCCGCAATCAGTGATGAAGCACTGCTCGACCTGACCCAGGGCGAAACCTTTAAGTATTTCTGGGATTTCGCCGAAGCCAATTCGGGGGCGGCGAGGGAGCGCTACCATCCCGGCAACCCCGCCAACGACCCCAATACGGTGACCATCGGGGGCACCGGCTTTGGAGTAATGGGAATCCTAGTAGGTATCGAACGCGGGTTCGTCACCCGGGAACAAGCGGTGGAACGCCTTGATCAAATCCTGAATTTTCTGGAATCCGCCGACCGTTTTCACGGCGCATGGCCGCACTGGCTTGACGGTAATACGGGCAAAGTCAGGCCTTTCAGTCCGCTAGATAATGGCGGCGACCTGGTCGAAACCGCCTTTTTGGCGCAAGGTCTTATCTGTATCTCGGAATATTTTAAGGGCGGCACCGATACCGAAAAAGCCCTAGCGGAAAAAGCCGATAGCCTATGGAAAGGTGTGGAGTGGGATTGGTACACCCAGAACAAGAACGCTTTGTATTGGCACTGGAGTCCCGATCACGACTTCGCCATCAACCTCGAACTCAAAGGATACAATGAGGTGCTGATCACCTATGTTTTGGCAGCGGCCTCTCCAGATCACGGCATCACAAAAGAAGTATATACCAACGGCTGGGCCTCCAACGGCAACATCGCTTCGGCGGAATCCGCCTACGGTATCCCCCTAGTGGTCGACCATGCCGGCAACGCACCCAAGGGCGGACCGCTGTTCTGGGCCCATTACTCCTACCTGGGACTCGACCCAAGGGGACTTTCCGACGATTTTGTAAATTACGGGGATGCCGTGGTGAACCACTCCAAGATCAACCATGCCTACTGCGTTGACAACCCCAAAAACTTTAAGGCCTACGGGGAAAATTGCTGGGGCCTCACCGCGAGCTATACCCGTAAAGACGACGGGGGAATCGGATACACCGCCCACAGCCCCTCCAACGATACCGGGGTCATTTCGCCTACGGCGGCGATCGGTTCCCTGCCCTACACCCCCGACGAATCAATAAAGGCCTTGCATTATTTTTATAGGAACAAGGGCAAACTTTTGGGTCCGGCAGGATTTTACGATGCCTTTAGTCCACAATACGATTTCTGGGTAGCGGAAGCCTACTTGGCCATCGATCAAGGGCCGCAATTGGTCATGATCGAAAACTACCGCTCGGGACTGTTATGGAAACTTTTTATGCAAAACGAGGATGTGCAGGCAGGCCTCGACAAACTCGGTTTTAATTATGCGAACTAA
- a CDS encoding glucoamylase family protein, producing the protein MKLVLSVVSMAVASLITGCNGHRTTDKKITPAESGTSFSDEQLLDRVQRQTFDYFWSGAEPTSGLARERIHMDNVYPTHDKDIITTGGSGFGLMAILVGVERGFISRVQALERYEKAVDFLAKADRFHGVWSHWLTPDGKMTPFSKKDNGGDLVETAFLVQGLLTVMEYFKDGNEREKQLAANIQKLWEEVEWDWYNKNGENVLYWHWSPEYGWEKDFAVHGYNEALVMYVLAAASPTHPVSKEVYDQGWARNGDITNDTLFYGLETELDHYPGGDSPVGPLFWAHYSYLGLNPKGLTDQYADYWKLNKNHALIHYEYAVDNPENFKGYGNNLWGMTSSYSVKGYSAHRPDKDLGVISPTAALSSMPYTPDKSKEFLRHLYTDLDSLVGKYGPYDAFSLEKNWYLPRYLAIDQGPIPVMIENYRSGLPWKWFMKNEDVQKGLKKLGFETGAKAEQEQGP; encoded by the coding sequence ATGAAGTTAGTTTTGAGTGTAGTGTCAATGGCCGTTGCTTCCCTGATTACGGGCTGTAACGGCCATAGAACTACCGATAAAAAAATTACACCCGCAGAATCCGGTACATCCTTTTCGGATGAGCAACTATTGGATAGGGTACAACGCCAAACCTTTGATTATTTCTGGTCGGGGGCCGAACCTACTTCCGGCCTCGCCCGGGAACGCATCCATATGGACAATGTCTATCCGACCCACGATAAGGATATTATCACGACCGGTGGGTCCGGCTTTGGACTTATGGCCATTCTCGTGGGGGTCGAACGTGGATTCATCAGCCGGGTACAGGCCCTAGAACGCTACGAAAAAGCGGTCGATTTTCTAGCGAAGGCGGATCGCTTCCATGGGGTTTGGTCACACTGGCTCACGCCCGACGGCAAGATGACCCCCTTCAGCAAAAAGGACAACGGCGGCGACCTTGTAGAAACTGCTTTCTTGGTACAAGGACTACTTACCGTAATGGAATATTTCAAGGATGGCAACGAAAGGGAAAAACAACTCGCGGCCAACATCCAAAAACTTTGGGAGGAAGTGGAATGGGACTGGTACAACAAAAACGGCGAAAACGTATTGTATTGGCACTGGTCTCCCGAATACGGCTGGGAAAAAGATTTTGCCGTACACGGCTACAACGAGGCCTTGGTCATGTACGTGCTGGCAGCCGCCTCCCCGACCCATCCCGTTTCCAAGGAAGTCTATGATCAAGGCTGGGCCAGAAACGGTGACATCACCAACGATACGCTATTCTATGGTCTAGAAACGGAACTCGACCACTATCCGGGAGGCGATTCTCCCGTGGGCCCGCTCTTTTGGGCGCACTATTCGTATTTAGGACTAAACCCGAAGGGATTGACCGACCAATACGCCGACTATTGGAAACTGAACAAAAACCACGCGCTTATCCACTACGAATATGCCGTCGACAATCCTGAAAATTTTAAGGGCTATGGCAACAATCTGTGGGGCATGACCTCGAGCTATTCCGTAAAGGGCTATTCGGCGCACCGGCCGGATAAAGATCTGGGGGTAATTTCCCCGACCGCCGCATTATCCTCTATGCCTTATACCCCCGATAAGAGCAAGGAGTTCTTGCGGCATCTCTACACCGACCTCGACAGTCTGGTAGGCAAATATGGTCCGTACGATGCATTTAGTCTTGAAAAAAACTGGTACCTACCCCGCTATCTGGCCATCGACCAGGGACCGATTCCGGTCATGATCGAGAATTATCGCAGCGGCCTGCCGTGGAAATGGTTTATGAAGAACGAAGACGTACAAAAGGGATTAAAAAAACTTGGATTTGAAACAGGTGCTAAAGCAGAACAAGAGCAAGGTCCGTAA
- a CDS encoding LamG-like jellyroll fold domain-containing protein, giving the protein MKKFKNSVVASIAVLLLYGCDQGIDPITPVAPGTDESAPAITINSPTEGQTIKVNEELASVDIDFEVTDDIEVASVKVMIDGKQIGSYSNFKDYRRLIVDDLSYDKLADGAHEMSVVATDIDGKTTTSTVNFTKEPAYLPKYAGELLYMPFDGDYTDLVSLKKATVEGDPGFTEESLAGPSAYAGAEESYLTLPGDRFKNGEFSAIFWMKVNAVPDRAGILVMSPPMEGDANDLTKGFRFFRENAGGMQRFKLNVGSGDTGNWFDGGEAADVDPAADKWVNMAFTISGTEAIVYIDGQIVKQDALDGIDWSDTGLLSIMSGAPNFTGWGHLSDQSFMDELRIFDRAISQAEIQQIMADDSGEFVSSYTPAFAGEMFYMPFDDNYSELFRDMEAEAVGNPGFAGESVAGSNAYAGATDSYLTFPINEMGPITTPQFSATLWYKLNADPDRAGILTISPEDPENENYPEVQNNRNSGFRLLREGNAERQVVKLNVGTGDGNEWADGGDAAALNPATATDWVHLAFTISDDSAKVYIDGEMVAEKALPGFDWTGTEILSIGSGAPRFTGWNHLSDLSYIDELRFYDKVLTQEEIQTIRDFDQ; this is encoded by the coding sequence ATGAAAAAGTTCAAAAATAGTGTCGTGGCATCGATAGCGGTCTTGTTGCTGTACGGATGCGACCAGGGCATAGATCCGATAACGCCCGTAGCCCCCGGGACAGACGAATCCGCCCCGGCAATAACCATCAATTCCCCTACGGAGGGCCAAACGATCAAGGTCAACGAGGAATTGGCGAGTGTGGATATCGATTTTGAGGTGACCGATGATATCGAGGTGGCCTCCGTAAAAGTAATGATAGACGGCAAACAGATCGGTAGTTACAGCAACTTTAAGGACTACCGACGTCTAATAGTCGATGACCTGAGCTATGATAAATTGGCCGATGGCGCCCACGAAATGAGCGTTGTTGCCACCGACATAGATGGCAAGACCACCACCTCTACCGTAAATTTTACCAAAGAGCCCGCTTACCTTCCCAAATATGCAGGGGAGTTGCTTTATATGCCCTTCGATGGGGACTATACCGATCTGGTGAGCCTTAAAAAAGCTACCGTAGAGGGTGATCCCGGCTTTACCGAAGAAAGCCTGGCCGGCCCCAGCGCCTATGCAGGTGCCGAGGAATCGTACCTGACGCTGCCCGGCGACCGCTTTAAAAACGGGGAATTCAGTGCTATTTTTTGGATGAAGGTCAATGCCGTACCCGATCGGGCCGGAATCTTGGTTATGAGTCCCCCGATGGAAGGGGATGCCAATGATCTCACCAAGGGCTTCCGCTTCTTTAGGGAGAATGCCGGCGGTATGCAACGGTTTAAATTGAATGTGGGCTCAGGTGACACAGGGAATTGGTTCGATGGAGGGGAAGCAGCCGATGTGGACCCTGCAGCGGATAAGTGGGTCAACATGGCCTTTACAATTTCGGGAACCGAGGCCATCGTGTACATCGACGGACAAATCGTTAAACAGGATGCCCTGGATGGAATTGACTGGTCGGATACGGGTTTGCTTTCGATTATGTCGGGCGCCCCTAACTTTACGGGATGGGGCCACCTGTCCGATCAAAGCTTTATGGACGAGCTCCGTATTTTTGATAGGGCCATTTCGCAAGCGGAAATTCAACAGATCATGGCCGACGACTCCGGTGAATTCGTGTCGTCGTACACACCTGCTTTTGCCGGCGAAATGTTCTATATGCCCTTCGACGATAACTATAGCGAACTCTTCAGGGATATGGAGGCCGAAGCGGTCGGCAATCCCGGTTTTGCCGGAGAAAGTGTCGCGGGATCGAACGCGTACGCCGGGGCCACGGATTCCTACTTGACCTTCCCGATTAATGAAATGGGGCCGATCACTACCCCGCAGTTCAGTGCTACCCTATGGTACAAACTGAACGCCGATCCCGACCGTGCCGGTATTTTGACCATCTCCCCGGAAGATCCCGAAAACGAGAATTATCCCGAGGTGCAGAACAACCGCAACAGCGGGTTCCGATTGTTGAGGGAGGGCAACGCCGAGAGACAGGTGGTCAAATTGAACGTGGGTACCGGCGATGGCAATGAATGGGCCGATGGCGGTGACGCCGCCGCCTTAAACCCCGCTACGGCAACCGATTGGGTACATTTGGCGTTTACCATATCGGACGATAGTGCCAAAGTCTATATCGATGGAGAAATGGTAGCCGAAAAAGCACTACCCGGCTTCGACTGGACCGGTACCGAGATACTTTCCATAGGCTCCGGTGCCCCCAGGTTTACAGGTTGGAACCATTTATCGGACCTAAGCTATATCGATGAACTGCGTTTCTACGATAAGGTCTTGACCCAAGAGGAAATACAAACGATAAGGGATTTTGATCAATAA
- a CDS encoding RagB/SusD family nutrient uptake outer membrane protein, producing the protein MKLFQNIRNLTLFGLIAGLIFGCTDKLDEPELNNNFAVGTDFSKTEDMQLSLIGVYAAFQRRGWEQPLLISVRGDDVNAGGLGDQQPFSDTDRFDYNKDYWMYNSLWQTVYREIITAHTAMEQIERYQELADNDGKALGNQYIAEIKVLRAMMLYFISQTWGDVFIPESSDTEQLLEVENLPTKTEVMQHISDQMDAAIPLLPPGHPNERTGIPGGVTVNTAYAVKALANQELENYQAVADATAQIINSGSYSLFPDFYELFKNPGKLSDETVLSLQYSDYGQGEGDRSGHLYAPYGPQGWTPAVEGASSGWGFYEPSLKFIKFMLDRGETVRLETSVLFTDRGIAELQQDADYATLPGFVSNTTRDGDVINDYARALFASGKHYLPSNQLIPGRTAYGSNKNYIMIRYAEILLMYAEALVQGANGSAMTADQAVNLVRERAGMAPITGVTLDQIVDEKFAELSMEWGKRYFDMLRLGRYEELSYGGRTFSEDKSYLPYPQEQVDQFPILEN; encoded by the coding sequence ATGAAACTGTTTCAAAACATACGAAATTTAACACTGTTCGGCCTAATCGCAGGCTTGATCTTCGGGTGTACCGACAAATTGGACGAACCGGAACTCAACAACAACTTTGCTGTCGGTACTGACTTTTCCAAGACCGAGGATATGCAACTTTCCCTGATCGGGGTATACGCAGCCTTTCAACGTAGGGGCTGGGAGCAACCGCTTCTCATTTCGGTCCGCGGTGATGATGTCAATGCCGGGGGTCTCGGCGATCAGCAACCCTTTTCGGATACCGACCGATTCGATTACAATAAAGATTATTGGATGTACAACTCGTTATGGCAAACGGTCTATCGGGAAATTATTACCGCCCATACGGCCATGGAACAGATAGAAAGGTACCAGGAACTCGCAGACAACGATGGTAAGGCCTTGGGTAATCAGTATATTGCCGAGATCAAGGTGTTGCGGGCCATGATGCTCTATTTTATCTCACAAACCTGGGGCGATGTCTTTATTCCGGAATCCTCCGATACCGAACAACTTTTGGAGGTCGAGAACTTGCCTACCAAAACCGAGGTGATGCAACATATTTCCGACCAGATGGACGCGGCCATCCCCTTGTTGCCGCCAGGCCATCCCAATGAAAGAACCGGTATCCCCGGCGGGGTCACGGTCAACACCGCTTATGCCGTCAAGGCTTTGGCCAACCAGGAACTCGAAAACTATCAGGCCGTAGCCGATGCGACCGCACAAATTATAAATTCTGGCTCCTATAGCCTATTTCCAGATTTTTACGAACTGTTTAAAAATCCCGGTAAACTCAGCGATGAAACTGTCTTGTCCCTTCAATATTCCGATTACGGACAGGGGGAAGGCGATCGGTCGGGCCATTTGTACGCGCCCTACGGACCCCAAGGCTGGACGCCCGCCGTCGAAGGGGCCTCAAGTGGATGGGGCTTTTACGAGCCTAGTTTGAAGTTTATTAAATTCATGCTCGACCGTGGTGAAACGGTCCGTTTAGAAACCAGTGTGCTATTTACCGATAGGGGCATCGCAGAACTTCAACAAGATGCAGATTATGCGACCCTTCCGGGTTTCGTTTCCAATACGACCCGTGACGGCGATGTAATCAACGATTATGCTCGTGCCCTCTTCGCCAGTGGTAAGCATTATCTGCCCTCGAACCAATTGATACCCGGCAGAACGGCCTACGGCAGTAACAAAAACTATATCATGATACGCTATGCGGAAATTCTCTTGATGTACGCAGAGGCCTTGGTGCAGGGGGCCAATGGTTCGGCGATGACCGCGGACCAGGCCGTGAACCTGGTCCGTGAACGGGCCGGAATGGCCCCGATAACGGGCGTGACCCTCGACCAGATCGTGGACGAAAAATTTGCCGAACTCAGTATGGAATGGGGCAAACGCTATTTCGATATGCTTCGCCTGGGCCGCTACGAAGAACTGAGCTATGGCGGAAGGACTTTCTCGGAGGATAAGAGTTACCTCCCCTATCCCCAGGAACAGGTGGATCAATTCCCCATTTTGGAAAACTAG
- a CDS encoding SusC/RagA family TonB-linked outer membrane protein, whose protein sequence is MKIRNVLLVILLLASSGTLVFGQDNITVTGTVSDSMGPLPGASVVVQGTTTGTQTDFDGNFTLDNVPADATLEISYIGFAPQQIPVDGQTTLNVTLQEDAQALEEVVVIGYGEMKSKDLTSAITTVKSEELEATPTGQAMQALQGKVAGLQIVSSGGPGQSPTVRVRGIGSYDTDASGPLYVVDGMFFENIDFLNTADIASVSVLKDASAAAIYGVRAANGVVLIETKSGSYNQKPEITYSGYSGYQVPQNVLKMANSEQFSTLARESGSEPDALFIENAMQRYGRSRINPNVPAVNTDWYDEIMRNAMIQNHSLNFTGGGENANYAIGANYFEQGGLLKMKNEYERFNLRSKIDFRVNDNLTIGGNVVISNATRFDAEDSAWRRAYYAVPTMPVFDPLLGDDPQVFPVNYANAQDLGYRGGQNPFPLMDFSEFRNKIRNVLANFYAEIDIVPEVLSFKTAYNHNFETRSRREVRLPYFLGNNFQREDAELVKRNETYSNQIWDNTLTYNNDFGKHDLTVLAGASFRDESFERLSAKGLNFPLTGEEAYFLNQAQSTPEDDVGDDGRREYGLSFFGRISYNYDDRYLLYGTYRADGTNKYQEKWGYFPTVGAGWVLSGESFFPQNSFVDFLKLRASWGELGNDKVPSSEGGIVSEVITTALDDTMVSGVETSSDFTALKWEVTEEINGGITARFFDSNLSLEADYYVRTTKDAVIDVLRPLIPGATRQNVGEIRNSGLELALNWNKTVSEDFSYSVGANFASLKNEVLDLDGQPYLDAGSAEFRQRSIVGEPIFAFYGLETVGVYQNEAQIQADPVAVDNGLEPGDFIYKENGGDPNTIDGDDRVVLGSYLPSYNFGFNLGFNYKAWDFSASAIGQGGNKILNRKRGEVIFTSDTNWDRDFAVNRWHGEGTTNSYPSSKGVRKSWNQQLSDYYVEDGDFIRIQNLTLGYTINRKGEIKGLARTRIYVTAEKPLTIFDYNGFNPEVPNGVDNQTYPVPATYTFGVNIKI, encoded by the coding sequence ATGAAAATACGTAACGTTTTATTGGTGATTTTATTATTGGCATCGTCCGGAACGCTCGTTTTTGGGCAAGACAATATAACAGTCACCGGTACGGTTTCCGATTCGATGGGGCCATTGCCCGGGGCCTCGGTCGTCGTTCAAGGCACGACCACGGGAACACAGACGGACTTTGATGGAAACTTCACCCTGGACAACGTTCCCGCCGATGCCACTTTAGAAATCAGTTACATCGGATTCGCACCCCAGCAAATTCCCGTTGACGGGCAGACTACTCTCAACGTTACCCTTCAGGAAGATGCACAGGCACTGGAGGAGGTCGTGGTAATCGGATACGGTGAAATGAAGTCAAAAGATTTGACCTCCGCCATTACCACAGTTAAATCCGAAGAACTGGAGGCGACCCCGACGGGCCAGGCGATGCAGGCGTTGCAAGGTAAGGTCGCCGGCCTACAGATCGTGAGCAGTGGTGGCCCCGGGCAATCGCCTACCGTTAGGGTTCGCGGTATCGGATCATACGATACGGATGCATCAGGACCCCTTTATGTGGTGGATGGGATGTTCTTCGAAAACATCGATTTCTTAAATACCGCCGACATCGCCTCCGTTTCGGTGCTAAAAGATGCATCGGCGGCCGCTATTTATGGCGTACGGGCCGCCAACGGAGTAGTACTGATCGAGACAAAATCCGGATCATACAACCAAAAACCTGAAATCACGTACAGTGGTTATTCTGGATATCAGGTGCCCCAGAACGTGCTAAAAATGGCGAATAGCGAACAATTCTCCACCCTGGCCAGGGAATCGGGATCCGAACCGGATGCCCTGTTTATTGAAAATGCGATGCAGCGATACGGGAGAAGCCGTATCAATCCAAACGTTCCCGCGGTCAACACCGATTGGTACGATGAGATTATGCGCAATGCAATGATCCAAAACCATAGCCTTAACTTTACGGGGGGCGGTGAAAATGCCAACTACGCCATTGGGGCCAACTATTTTGAGCAAGGCGGACTTCTAAAAATGAAAAATGAGTACGAGCGTTTTAACCTCCGGAGCAAGATTGATTTTAGGGTCAATGACAACCTTACCATCGGGGGCAACGTGGTCATCAGCAACGCCACCCGTTTCGATGCGGAGGATTCCGCTTGGCGGCGGGCCTATTATGCCGTACCTACCATGCCCGTATTCGACCCCTTGCTCGGCGATGATCCCCAAGTATTTCCTGTTAATTACGCAAATGCGCAAGATCTGGGCTATCGCGGCGGCCAAAATCCTTTTCCCCTCATGGATTTCAGCGAGTTCCGGAACAAAATCCGCAATGTGCTGGCCAACTTTTATGCCGAAATCGATATCGTTCCCGAGGTCTTATCCTTTAAAACAGCCTATAACCACAATTTTGAGACACGCTCACGACGTGAAGTACGCTTGCCTTATTTTTTAGGGAACAATTTTCAGCGTGAAGATGCGGAATTGGTCAAGAGAAATGAGACTTACTCCAACCAAATTTGGGACAATACGCTAACTTACAACAATGACTTCGGCAAACACGACCTTACAGTCTTGGCCGGTGCGTCGTTTCGTGATGAGTCTTTTGAACGCCTATCCGCCAAAGGACTAAACTTTCCGCTGACCGGTGAAGAGGCTTATTTCTTAAATCAGGCCCAATCCACACCTGAAGATGACGTGGGTGATGACGGTCGCCGGGAATACGGTCTTTCGTTCTTCGGCCGAATATCCTACAACTATGACGACCGCTACTTGCTCTACGGCACCTACCGGGCCGATGGCACCAATAAATACCAGGAAAAATGGGGCTACTTCCCCACCGTAGGTGCGGGATGGGTGCTATCGGGAGAGTCGTTCTTTCCTCAGAATAGCTTTGTCGATTTCCTGAAATTGCGAGCCAGTTGGGGCGAACTGGGCAACGACAAGGTACCCTCAAGTGAAGGCGGGATTGTTTCTGAGGTGATAACCACCGCTTTGGACGATACAATGGTAAGCGGCGTAGAGACCAGCAGTGACTTTACCGCCTTAAAATGGGAAGTGACCGAGGAAATCAACGGGGGAATAACGGCCCGGTTCTTCGATAGCAACCTGTCGCTGGAAGCCGATTATTACGTCAGAACGACCAAAGATGCTGTAATTGACGTTTTACGGCCATTGATCCCTGGGGCAACTCGACAGAATGTAGGTGAAATCAGAAATTCGGGCCTAGAACTCGCGCTGAACTGGAACAAAACAGTCTCGGAAGATTTTAGTTATAGTGTAGGAGCCAACTTTGCCTCCCTAAAAAATGAGGTACTTGATCTGGATGGACAACCCTATCTCGATGCGGGGTCGGCGGAGTTTCGCCAACGATCGATCGTAGGTGAACCCATCTTCGCCTTCTACGGACTTGAAACCGTAGGCGTGTACCAAAACGAGGCCCAGATTCAGGCCGATCCCGTAGCCGTGGATAACGGACTCGAACCCGGTGACTTCATTTATAAAGAGAACGGGGGAGACCCTAACACTATCGATGGGGACGATCGCGTAGTACTAGGATCCTATTTGCCTTCCTATAACTTTGGTTTCAATCTGGGATTCAACTATAAGGCGTGGGACTTTTCGGCCAGCGCTATCGGACAGGGTGGAAACAAGATTTTAAACCGAAAGCGCGGCGAGGTCATCTTTACCAGTGATACCAACTGGGACCGAGATTTTGCCGTCAACCGTTGGCACGGCGAGGGCACTACGAACAGTTATCCATCATCTAAAGGGGTGCGAAAAAGTTGGAACCAGCAACTTAGCGATTATTATGTAGAAGACGGAGACTTTATCCGGATACAAAACCTGACCTTGGGATATACCATCAACAGGAAAGGTGAAATCAAGGGCCTAGCCCGTACCCGGATCTACGTAACCGCCGAAAAACCTTTGACGATTTTCGATTACAACGGGTTCAACCCCGAGGTCCCTAACGGGGTGGACAACCAAACCTATCCGGTACCCGCTACGTATACTTTTGGGGTAAACATCAAAATTTAA